The Bacteroidales bacterium genome contains the following window.
AAAATAGCGTTTCAGCTACCGCTTTATCTTTATTTCATTATGTGAAGAATAAAAATTTAAGATTGGATATTCAATCCGGCTGGGGAATTAAAAGTCAGACTAATATTTTTAATAAGAGATTCCATATCCTTACTCAATCTTTCACCCTTTTCAAAACTATAAATAAAAAATCGAGTGTAGGTATAGGTCTGGATTTTTCTTGGGACAACTCCTATGAGAAATTATTTTTAGACGAGGGACTTCCTCCTCCTTCGGGATTGGATTTCGCAAAATATGCTATCGCTGCTAATTACGAAATGCGCCTTAACAAGCTTGCTATGAAGATTGGTTTTGGAACTTATATTTATGCTAAAGAAAAAACAGAAGGCCCGATTTATGAAAAACTTGCGTTAAATTATCTTTTCTATAAAAATATTTATGCAAGTGTAGAGCTGAAAGCACATGCTGCTCGCGCTGCCTATATTGCTTGGGGAATTGGATATCAGCTTCACTTTAAAACCAAGAAACCATGAAAGTGAAGCAAATCATAAAATATTTATTACTCCTAAGTTTCGCTACTCTTTTGTTTGCGTCCTGCGATAAAGGCTGTCTGAGTTCTACCGGATCGGAAACGACAAATGAGCGTGAGATAAGCGACTTTAGACATATTCAGGTTTGGGATAATATTGATGTACAGATAACACAAGCTGCAGAAAACCATCTTAGAGTTAAAGCCGGCAAAAATATTATTAAGAATATTGAGACTGAAATTCAAGATGGGATTCTAATTATCAGTAACCAAAATAAATGCAATTGGGTTCGCGCTTACGATAAAAAAATTACCGTTTTTGTTGATGTAAAGGATTTGTATGAAATTGAGATTCACGGGACAGGCGAGATTAGTTCTACCAACAGCATTGTATCGGATTCGCTAATGCTAAATGTTTGGGATGCTGCGGGAAAAGTTATGCTCGATATTGAAACTCAAAAATCAACAATTCGATATCATATTGGTACTGCCGATATTATCTA
Protein-coding sequences here:
- a CDS encoding DUF2807 domain-containing protein yields the protein MKVKQIIKYLLLLSFATLLFASCDKGCLSSTGSETTNEREISDFRHIQVWDNIDVQITQAAENHLRVKAGKNIIKNIETEIQDGILIISNQNKCNWVRAYDKKITVFVDVKDLYEIEIHGTGEISSTNSIVSDSLMLNVWDAAGKVMLDIETQKSTIRYHIGTADIIYSGKTRLSYISSNSFGPVDARNLMSEQTYISTLGSNNNYVWATEILEATISSIGNIYYKNDPVILRTFITGSGEVKKIEP